One part of the Ovis canadensis isolate MfBH-ARS-UI-01 breed Bighorn chromosome 8, ARS-UI_OviCan_v2, whole genome shotgun sequence genome encodes these proteins:
- the HMGN3 gene encoding high mobility group nucleosome-binding domain-containing protein 3 isoform X13 — protein MPKRKSPENTEGKDGSKVTKQEPTRRSARLSAKPAPPKPEPKPRKTSAKKEPAAKVSKGVKGKKEEKQDAGKEGPAAPSENGDTKAEEAQKTESVANEGE, from the exons tctCCAGAGAATACAGAGGGCAAGGATGGATCCAAAGTAACTAAGCAGGAG CCCACCAGACGGTCAGCCAGGTTGTCAGCG AAACCTGCTCCCCCCAAACCTGAACCTAAACCAAGAAAAACATCTGCTAAG AAAGAACCGGCAGCAAAGGTTAGCAAAGGTGTTaaagggaagaaggaggagaagcaggacGCTGGAAAGGAAGGCCCCGCAGCACCGTCTGAAAATGgtgacactaaagctgaagag gCACAGAAAACTGAATCTGTAGCTAACGAGGGAGAATGA
- the HMGN3 gene encoding high mobility group nucleosome-binding domain-containing protein 3 isoform X6 — MPKRKSPENTEGKDGSKVTKQEPTRRSARLSAVSTLGPTVASSYTHTPSVRGSRMKTKKPAPPKPEPKPRKTSAKKEPAAKVSKGVKGKKEEKQDAGKEGPAAPSENGDTKAEEAQKTESVANEGE, encoded by the exons tctCCAGAGAATACAGAGGGCAAGGATGGATCCAAAGTAACTAAGCAGGAG CCCACCAGACGGTCAGCCAGGTTGTCAGCGGTGAGTACTTTGGGCCCCACTGTTGCTAGCTCTTACACACACACTCCTTCTGTCCGCGGCAGCAGAATGAAGACTAAG AAACCTGCTCCCCCCAAACCTGAACCTAAACCAAGAAAAACATCTGCTAAG AAAGAACCGGCAGCAAAGGTTAGCAAAGGTGTTaaagggaagaaggaggagaagcaggacGCTGGAAAGGAAGGCCCCGCAGCACCGTCTGAAAATGgtgacactaaagctgaagag gCACAGAAAACTGAATCTGTAGCTAACGAGGGAGAATGA
- the HMGN3 gene encoding high mobility group nucleosome-binding domain-containing protein 3 isoform X10 has protein sequence MPKRKPTRRSARLSAVSTLGPTVASSYTHTPSVRGSRMKTKKPAPPKPEPKPRKTSAKKEPAAKVSKGVKGKKEEKQDAGKEGPAAPSENGDTKAEEAQKTESVANEGE, from the exons CCCACCAGACGGTCAGCCAGGTTGTCAGCGGTGAGTACTTTGGGCCCCACTGTTGCTAGCTCTTACACACACACTCCTTCTGTCCGCGGCAGCAGAATGAAGACTAAG AAACCTGCTCCCCCCAAACCTGAACCTAAACCAAGAAAAACATCTGCTAAG AAAGAACCGGCAGCAAAGGTTAGCAAAGGTGTTaaagggaagaaggaggagaagcaggacGCTGGAAAGGAAGGCCCCGCAGCACCGTCTGAAAATGgtgacactaaagctgaagag gCACAGAAAACTGAATCTGTAGCTAACGAGGGAGAATGA
- the HMGN3 gene encoding high mobility group nucleosome-binding domain-containing protein 3 isoform X8: MPKRKSPENTEGKDGSKVTKQEPTRRSARLSAKPAPPKPEPKPRKTSAKLLSPRQDRFPLHRERMLTRHTLEERKNRQQRLAKVLKGRRRRSRTLERKAPQHRLKMVTLKLKRHRKLNL; the protein is encoded by the exons tctCCAGAGAATACAGAGGGCAAGGATGGATCCAAAGTAACTAAGCAGGAG CCCACCAGACGGTCAGCCAGGTTGTCAGCG AAACCTGCTCCCCCCAAACCTGAACCTAAACCAAGAAAAACATCTGCTAAG CTGCTCTCCCCACGTCAGGACCGCTTCCCACTGCATCGAGAGAGGATGCTCACCAGACACACACTTGAGGAGAG AAAGAACCGGCAGCAAAGGTTAGCAAAGGTGTTaaagggaagaaggaggagaagcaggacGCTGGAAAGGAAGGCCCCGCAGCACCGTCTGAAAATGgtgacactaaagctgaagag gCACAGAAAACTGAATCTGTAG
- the HMGN3 gene encoding high mobility group nucleosome-binding domain-containing protein 3 isoform X7, with translation MPKRKSPENTEGKDGSKVTKQEPTRRSARLSAKPAPPKPEPKPRKTSAKKEPAAKVSKGVKGKKEEKQDAGKEGPAAPSENGDTKAEEIRISRSTVNVSASRGTPPGTLSVKGQIETVRVKGTEN, from the exons tctCCAGAGAATACAGAGGGCAAGGATGGATCCAAAGTAACTAAGCAGGAG CCCACCAGACGGTCAGCCAGGTTGTCAGCG AAACCTGCTCCCCCCAAACCTGAACCTAAACCAAGAAAAACATCTGCTAAG AAAGAACCGGCAGCAAAGGTTAGCAAAGGTGTTaaagggaagaaggaggagaagcaggacGCTGGAAAGGAAGGCCCCGCAGCACCGTCTGAAAATGgtgacactaaagctgaagag ATCCGCATCTCTCGCTCAACTGTTAATGTCTCAGCCTCCAGAGGTACCCCACCCGGCACACTGTCAGTAAAGGGGCAGATTGAAACAGTGAGAGTTAAGG gCACAGAAAACTGA
- the HMGN3 gene encoding high mobility group nucleosome-binding domain-containing protein 3 isoform X1: MPKRKSPENTEGKDGSKVTKQEPTRRSARLSAVSTLGPTVASSYTHTPSVRGSRMKTKKPAPPKPEPKPRKTSAKKEPAAKVSKGVKGKKEEKQDAGKEGPAAPSENGDTKAEEIRISRSTVNVSASRGTPPGTLSVKGQIETVRVKGTEN; the protein is encoded by the exons tctCCAGAGAATACAGAGGGCAAGGATGGATCCAAAGTAACTAAGCAGGAG CCCACCAGACGGTCAGCCAGGTTGTCAGCGGTGAGTACTTTGGGCCCCACTGTTGCTAGCTCTTACACACACACTCCTTCTGTCCGCGGCAGCAGAATGAAGACTAAG AAACCTGCTCCCCCCAAACCTGAACCTAAACCAAGAAAAACATCTGCTAAG AAAGAACCGGCAGCAAAGGTTAGCAAAGGTGTTaaagggaagaaggaggagaagcaggacGCTGGAAAGGAAGGCCCCGCAGCACCGTCTGAAAATGgtgacactaaagctgaagag ATCCGCATCTCTCGCTCAACTGTTAATGTCTCAGCCTCCAGAGGTACCCCACCCGGCACACTGTCAGTAAAGGGGCAGATTGAAACAGTGAGAGTTAAGG gCACAGAAAACTGA
- the HMGN3 gene encoding high mobility group nucleosome-binding domain-containing protein 3 isoform X11 yields MPKRKPTRRSARLSAKPAPPKPEPKPRKTSAKKEPAAKVSKGVKGKKEEKQDAGKEGPAAPSENGDTKAEEIRISRSTVNVSASRGTPPGTLSVKGQIETVRVKGTEN; encoded by the exons CCCACCAGACGGTCAGCCAGGTTGTCAGCG AAACCTGCTCCCCCCAAACCTGAACCTAAACCAAGAAAAACATCTGCTAAG AAAGAACCGGCAGCAAAGGTTAGCAAAGGTGTTaaagggaagaaggaggagaagcaggacGCTGGAAAGGAAGGCCCCGCAGCACCGTCTGAAAATGgtgacactaaagctgaagag ATCCGCATCTCTCGCTCAACTGTTAATGTCTCAGCCTCCAGAGGTACCCCACCCGGCACACTGTCAGTAAAGGGGCAGATTGAAACAGTGAGAGTTAAGG gCACAGAAAACTGA
- the HMGN3 gene encoding high mobility group nucleosome-binding domain-containing protein 3 isoform X3 — protein sequence MPKRKPTRRSARLSAVSTLGPTVASSYTHTPSVRGSRMKTKKPAPPKPEPKPRKTSAKKEPAAKVSKGVKGKKEEKQDAGKEGPAAPSENGDTKAEEIRISRSTVNVSASRGTPPGTLSVKGQIETVRVKGTEN from the exons CCCACCAGACGGTCAGCCAGGTTGTCAGCGGTGAGTACTTTGGGCCCCACTGTTGCTAGCTCTTACACACACACTCCTTCTGTCCGCGGCAGCAGAATGAAGACTAAG AAACCTGCTCCCCCCAAACCTGAACCTAAACCAAGAAAAACATCTGCTAAG AAAGAACCGGCAGCAAAGGTTAGCAAAGGTGTTaaagggaagaaggaggagaagcaggacGCTGGAAAGGAAGGCCCCGCAGCACCGTCTGAAAATGgtgacactaaagctgaagag ATCCGCATCTCTCGCTCAACTGTTAATGTCTCAGCCTCCAGAGGTACCCCACCCGGCACACTGTCAGTAAAGGGGCAGATTGAAACAGTGAGAGTTAAGG gCACAGAAAACTGA
- the HMGN3 gene encoding high mobility group nucleosome-binding domain-containing protein 3 isoform X9, which yields MPKRKPTRRSARLSAKPAPPKPEPKPRKTSAKKEPAAKVSKGVKGKKEEKQDAGKEGPAAPSENGDTKAEEIRISRSTVNVSASRGTPPGTLSVKGQIETVRVKGTVDSSARLQ from the exons CCCACCAGACGGTCAGCCAGGTTGTCAGCG AAACCTGCTCCCCCCAAACCTGAACCTAAACCAAGAAAAACATCTGCTAAG AAAGAACCGGCAGCAAAGGTTAGCAAAGGTGTTaaagggaagaaggaggagaagcaggacGCTGGAAAGGAAGGCCCCGCAGCACCGTCTGAAAATGgtgacactaaagctgaagag ATCCGCATCTCTCGCTCAACTGTTAATGTCTCAGCCTCCAGAGGTACCCCACCCGGCACACTGTCAGTAAAGGGGCAGATTGAAACAGTGAGAGTTAAGGGTACAGTAGACAGTTCTGCACGTTTGCAGTGA
- the HMGN3 gene encoding high mobility group nucleosome-binding domain-containing protein 3 isoform X5: MPKRKSPENTEGKDGSKVTKQEPTRRSARLSAKPAPPKPEPKPRKTSAKKEPAAKVSKGVKGKKEEKQDAGKEGPAAPSENGDTKAEEIRISRSTVNVSASRGTPPGTLSVKGQIETVRVKGTVDSSARLQ; encoded by the exons tctCCAGAGAATACAGAGGGCAAGGATGGATCCAAAGTAACTAAGCAGGAG CCCACCAGACGGTCAGCCAGGTTGTCAGCG AAACCTGCTCCCCCCAAACCTGAACCTAAACCAAGAAAAACATCTGCTAAG AAAGAACCGGCAGCAAAGGTTAGCAAAGGTGTTaaagggaagaaggaggagaagcaggacGCTGGAAAGGAAGGCCCCGCAGCACCGTCTGAAAATGgtgacactaaagctgaagag ATCCGCATCTCTCGCTCAACTGTTAATGTCTCAGCCTCCAGAGGTACCCCACCCGGCACACTGTCAGTAAAGGGGCAGATTGAAACAGTGAGAGTTAAGGGTACAGTAGACAGTTCTGCACGTTTGCAGTGA
- the HMGN3 gene encoding high mobility group nucleosome-binding domain-containing protein 3 isoform X2, whose protein sequence is MPKRKSPENTEGKDGSKVTKQEPTRRSARLSAKPAPPKPEPKPRKTSAKLLSPRQDRFPLHRERMLTRHTLEERKNRQQRLAKVLKGRRRRSRTLERKAPQHRLKMVTLKLKRSASLAQLLMSQPPEVPHPAHCQ, encoded by the exons tctCCAGAGAATACAGAGGGCAAGGATGGATCCAAAGTAACTAAGCAGGAG CCCACCAGACGGTCAGCCAGGTTGTCAGCG AAACCTGCTCCCCCCAAACCTGAACCTAAACCAAGAAAAACATCTGCTAAG CTGCTCTCCCCACGTCAGGACCGCTTCCCACTGCATCGAGAGAGGATGCTCACCAGACACACACTTGAGGAGAG AAAGAACCGGCAGCAAAGGTTAGCAAAGGTGTTaaagggaagaaggaggagaagcaggacGCTGGAAAGGAAGGCCCCGCAGCACCGTCTGAAAATGgtgacactaaagctgaagag ATCCGCATCTCTCGCTCAACTGTTAATGTCTCAGCCTCCAGAGGTACCCCACCCGGCACACTGTCAGTAA
- the HMGN3 gene encoding high mobility group nucleosome-binding domain-containing protein 3 isoform X4: protein MPKRKSPENTEGKDGSKVTKQEPTRRSARLSAVSTLGPTVASSYTHTPSVRGSRMKTKKPAPPKPEPKPRKTSAKLLSPRQDRFPLHRERMLTRHTLEERSKSGGFPELPVTFSREPPCNPLKAQQNRVPFFP, encoded by the exons tctCCAGAGAATACAGAGGGCAAGGATGGATCCAAAGTAACTAAGCAGGAG CCCACCAGACGGTCAGCCAGGTTGTCAGCGGTGAGTACTTTGGGCCCCACTGTTGCTAGCTCTTACACACACACTCCTTCTGTCCGCGGCAGCAGAATGAAGACTAAG AAACCTGCTCCCCCCAAACCTGAACCTAAACCAAGAAAAACATCTGCTAAG CTGCTCTCCCCACGTCAGGACCGCTTCCCACTGCATCGAGAGAGGATGCTCACCAGACACACACTTGAGGAGAGGTCAAAGTCCGGTGGATTTCCTGAGTTGCCTGTTACATTTTCACGGGAGCCTCCATGTAACCCACTCAAAGCTCAGCAGAACCGGGTTCCCTTTTTCCCCTGA